From one Amaranthus tricolor cultivar Red isolate AtriRed21 chromosome 17, ASM2621246v1, whole genome shotgun sequence genomic stretch:
- the LOC130804805 gene encoding RHOMBOID-like protein 2 has product MGSRDLEKNRDANNNYNTYNNYSNYPPPPSSSSVYHVDSSERQWTSWLVPMIVVANVAMFVVVMFINNCPKNNFGFDACVARFLGRFSFQPLKQNPLLGPSSNTLMNLGALKWDKVVHQHQGWRLITCIWLHAGVIHLLVNMLSLVFIGIRLEQQFGFVRIGILYLVSGVGGSVLSALFLQQSISVGASGALFGLLGAMLSELLTNWTIYANKAAALFTLLIMIAINLAVGILPHVDNFAHIGGFLSGFLLGFVLLLRPRFGWLERHQLPEHARVKSKYMPYQIVLFFIAAAALIAGFTVGLVMLFQGKNGNDHCKWCRYLSCVPTSKWECGN; this is encoded by the exons ATGGGAAGCAGAGATCTGGAGAAGAACAGAGATGCCAACAACAATTACAACACCTACAATAATTACTCTAATTACCCACCACCACCATCTTCTTCATCTGTGTATCATGTTGATTCATCTGAAAGACAATGGACTTCTTGGTTGGTGCCCATGATTGTGGTTGCTAATGTTGCTATGTTCGTTGTTGTCATGTTTATCAATAATTGTCCTAAAAATAACTTTGGTTTTGATGCTTGTGTTGCTCGTTTTCTTGGGCGTTTCTCTTTTCAACCCCTCAAACAGAATCCTCTTCTGGGTCCTTCTTCTAACAC ATTGATGAATTTGGGGGCTCTAAAATGGGATAAGGTGGTGCATCAACATCAAGGATGGAGACTTATTACTTGCATCTGGTTGCATGCTGGTGTAATCCATCTCCTTGTGAATATGTTGAGTTTGGTGTTCATTGGTATTCGCCTTGAACAACAATTTGGATTTG TTCGAATTGGAATACTCTACCTTGTTTCAGGAGTCGGTGGATCTGTACTCTCGGCACTTTTTCTCCAACAGAGCATATCTGTGGGAGCCTCTGGTGCCTTGTTTGGACTTCTTGGTGCAATGCTTTCTGAGCTTCTTACTAACTGGACAATCTACGCGAACAAG GCCGCTGCACTGTTCACACTTTTGATCATGATTGCTATCAACTTAGCTGTTGGAATTCTTCCTCATGTTGACAATTTTGCCCACATTGGAGGGTTTCTATCAGGATTTCTACTTGGATTTGTGTTGCTCTTACGTCCTCGATTTGGATGGCTCGAGCGTCACCAACTACCAGAGCATGCACGTGTGAAATCCAAATACATGccataccaaatcgtgttattcTTTATTGCAGCAGCAGCATTGATAGCTGG ATTTACTGTTGGATTGGTAATGCTTTTCCAAGGAAAGAATGGAAATGACCATTGCAAATGGTGCCGTTATCTGAGCTGTGTGCCAACTTCGAAATGGGAGTGTGGAAACTGA